AAATAGGAACAGCCTTTTCAAGCATTGCTGCAACCCCGCAATATTTTTCAAGTGAAAGTTTAACAGCTCTTTCAAGTTTTTTATATTCGAGATTGGTTCCTATAAATTTATAAATAATTTTAATATAATTATATATTTTCGGATCCTCATCTCTAGATTCAGCCTCAATTTCAACATGAACATCCTTAACATCGAGCCTCATTTTTTTAACAATAGTCATTATATCTATTCCTGAACATCCAATAAGACCCGCCAATAACAATGCCTTTGGACTGGGGCCTAAATTATTTCCTCCGTTTTCAAAGACCGTATCCGTTATTACAGTATGGCCGTTTATCTTCATTTCAAAAGCCATGTTTCCTTTTAGATTAGCATTTATTTTCGTCTTTTCCATTTAAATCTCCTAAATTTTGTAATTGTCTTAATTATATAGCATTAAAATTCTTTTTTAAAATTAATTTTCTTAAAGTATAAATGTCAGCACCTTTGATTTAAAATAATCCTCTTAGTTTTTATTTTATATATTTTGATGTATAATGCTAATAACTGTATGTAGCTGATCTGCAGGTATCTGCCCTGGAGCTGATGTCTCTCCTACAGCTCCAAATGTAAATGCAGAACCGAAAATTTCTCCTGCCAGTCTGCTCATCATTCCTAAGGCTCCCATTGACATAGTTATTATGGGTTTATTTGTATATTTTTGTCTCATTTCGTATGTAGCAGACATCAAAGTCAGCAAATCCTCCGGACTTTGAGGCATTACAGCAATTTTTAGTATATCAGCACCAACATCCTGCATTTTACACATTCGTGAAATTATGTCATCCTTATCAGGTGTCTTGTAAAAGTCATGATTTGAAGCAACCACAAGTACATTGCAGGAGTGAATATTATTTATGTTTCTTTCAGCTTCTTCATATCCTATGAAAATTTCCACATCTATTATATCTGCATCACCTGTCTCAGCCACAGCCTTATTTAGTGCGCAGTAATTTTCAACAGATATTTCTTTGTTCCCTCCTTCCTTTTTCGTCCTATATGTAAAAAATACAATTTTATCTGGTATCAAATTTCTTATTTCGCTCAGTACTTCTGTTACTTTTTCAAAATTGAGAACCTCATCAAAAAAATCCGCTCTCCACTCAACAGCGTCATATTTTAATTCCTTAAAACTTTTTAACTTTTGAATTATTTCCGTTTCGGTACTTTCAACCAATGGTATTATTATTTTAGGCATTCCTTCACCTATTTTTACACCTCTAATTTCTATGTTTTTCAATAAGTTCATCTCCTTTACTTTTTGGGTTCTCGTTTAGTTTGCTACTGCATAAATTGCTTTGTTTGAACAATAAACGATAAAACAATTATTGCCAGCAGAAACATTGAAATCGGACTTGTAAATATACTTCCAATAAGACCAATAATAGAACCTGAGGATATAACAGCTCTTCTATAATTCGTTTCAATTAAGTCAGCCAGTATAATTCCAAGTACCGTAGGAGCAACCGGAAAGTCATACATTTTAAAGAAATATCCCATAACACCAAATGCTGTCATCCAAAATATATCATATAGATTGTTATTAACCGCATATGAACCTACAATCGACAGAATTATTATGATAGGAAGAAGTATTCCTTTAGGTATTTCAACTATTTTTGTAAATATTTTTACCCCTGTTAAACCGAATATTAATAAAAATATATTTGATATAAGCAAAAAGCTTACGATTATATAAAATAAATCCGGCGTTTCTGTCATAAGCATGGGCCCTGGCCTTAGTCCATGAATGTATAAAGCTCCAAGTATTACGGCAGTAACCGCATCACCAGGTATTCCCATTGTAAGCATTGGTATAAATGCCCCGCTTATTGCTGCGTTATTTGCAGATTCCGGAGCAACTATACCTTCTACTGCCCCTTCTCCAAAAGGAACCTCCGTATTCTTAACGGTTCTTTTTGCCTGATCGTAAGCAACTAACGCTGCAATATCTCCGCCAGCGCCGGGAAGCGCTCCGACAATAACTCCCACGATTGATGACCTTACTGTTAATGGCAGATACTTTTTAATTGAAAAAAATGATGGTAATATCCTATCAACCCTCTGCTTTATAATCGGAGTGTCTTTTTGTCTTATTTGTACAAACACCTCAGATATTCCAAAAAGACCTATCATTGCAGTAATATAATTCACTCCAGCAAGCAGATAAGTATTTCCAAATGTGAACCTGTGCTGTGCACTTATCGGGTCCATTCCAATTGTACCCAACAGCACTCCAACTGCAGCGGCAACAATTCCTCTGGATAAAGTCTTTGATCCAAGACTTCCAACCAGCATCATTCCCATGAATGCAAGAAGCATATAATCTCTAGGAGCAAATATTAACACAAAATCTGATACAATTGGCGCAAAAAATACTAAAACTATTATTCCTACTATTCCTCCAAGAACCGACTGTACTGTAGCAACACCCATGGCCTGACCTGCCAAGCCCTTTTTTGCAAGCGGATAGCCGTCAAAGCTTGTCGCAACAGCTGCAGGAGCCCCAGGGATATTCAATAGTATTGCTGATCTGGAGCCTCCATATACTGCTCCTGTGAATATTCCAATCATAAGTGCTAATGCGCTTTTTGTTTCCCATCCGAAAGTAAAAGATACAAGAAGGGAGACCGCCATAGTTCCTGACAATCCAGGTATAGAACCTATGTAGATACCTAAAAAAACACCGACTGCCACAAGCGCTGTAAGAATTGGATCCTCAAAAGGCGCCAACATATAAATTACATTTGAATCCATATCTTATCCTCCTTATGGCAGAATAACCTGAAAAATTGTATTGAATATAATAAGAATGAAAGCCATTACAACAACTGTAAAAATAAGGCTTTGTAAATACTTGCCATTCATTAAGTAACTCATCGATGTAAATAAAAATATCGGAGTTACAAGTTCAAATCCGACTCCTAAAACAAGCAGCAGACAATAGCCTATAAGCATCAATAACATTAACAATATATCTTTGGTGAAAATATATTCGACAGCAAGCTTAAATTTCTCTTTCAGAACAAAATTCTCACTTTCAGAAACTGTTTTATTAGATTCAAAAAAAATTATTTTTATCATAAATAAAACTATTATACTGCTTAAAAACAAAGGCAGTGCTCCATATGATGAAGGAGCAGGATCATTCATATACATGTTTATAGACTCAATAAATGCACCTGTCCCTATTCCTAACAGCATAAACAAAAAAACTGTTTCCCCCGGTTTAATCTTACTTGACATTAACTCACATCCTTAATATATTGAAAATCATACGAGGATCGATTGAAATCTAATTTATTCCAAGTTCTCCCGGAGATTTATCTATTGTTCCACTCTTATAAAATGCTTCCGCAGTATCTTTTTGCCATCTCTCAAGATATTCTTTTGCTTCATCACCTGTCAACCCTAATGGGCTTATGTTTAATTCTTCCATCAGGTTTACGTACTCTAAATCATTAAACGCTTCCGAAAATGCAGCACTTAATACATCAATTTTCTCTTGAGGAGTCCCATTATTAACAAATATACCATAGAAAGGCCCCCATGGTAAATAATCAGAAAAATCCGGATATTCTTCGGTTACTAATGGAACTTCAGGAAGAACGCCTACACTTTCAGTCGATAATAATGTCAGATATTCGATATACCCTGCCTTATATGATTCTATACCCGATTGTACTTTACAAATTGTAAAATCTGCATGACCTCCTAGAACTGCTGCCAATGCTGACGCATCGCTATCAAATGGTATCTGATTAAACTCTGCTCCTGTTATAGCCGTAATAAATGCACTTACAGACCATGGCATACCTCCCACACCGGTTGTTGCAATATTTATCTTACCCGGGTTAGCTAAAGCATCATCTATGAGCTCTGTAAATGTTAAATATTTTGAACCTTTCTTTACAATAATTCCAACCTTTTCATCACCAATAACAAATACCGGCTCAAAATCTGCGTATGTAAGTTCCGATATACCCAATATTGTATAAAGCTGAGGATTTTCAGCTCCCATCAGCAGTGTATATCCATCGCTTTTTTGTTCGTATACATACTGTGTTGCAATAGCTCCTGTTGCTCCTGGCTTGTTCTGAACTACAATGCTTTTACCAAGTATCTTTTCTGCAATGGAAGCAAGAGGTCTCATCAATGAATCTGTTCCTCCCCCTGCACCCCACTGAACAACGCCTTTTATATCATGTTCAGGAAAAGCAGGAGTATCTTCTTCCTCACATGGAGCAAGTTGCTCATTATTTGGTTCATGCATACATCCTGTCAGTAATAAAAGCATCATGATAATAATTAACAATTCCGCTAATATTTTTTTCATATTTCCTCCAATTACTCTGTATAAATTTATAGTTATAAAAAGCATATCATATGGTACAGATGGGATAAATATGACTGTTTAATCGAAAGCCCTTAAGGACAGTTTTATTAAAAAAATAGCAAATCTAGAAAATCTGCCTTTTGACAGATTCTCATTGTTATAATTATTTATTTAAAATCTGCACTATTCAATCTGTCTAACATTTCCGCCAAATTCAATTCATAATTCGCAGCAATAACTTCAACAGTATCAAACAAGTTGTTGCAAAGCAGGCATTTTCCAGTAATCTCGTCATATTCATGAAAAATTTTTTCTGTTTTCGGATACTTTTCAACTATATCCAACGTTGTCATATCTTTGGTAATCATTTATACAGCCTCCTAGTAATTTTATTTTCCTTCATCAATCATAATAATTGCATTAGCTGGACATAAGTTATAGCACATCCCACATCCATTGCATTTGTCTGAATCAATAATAACTTTTTCTTCAAATTTCAGCGCCTTGCATCTTGTTCTGAAGCACATCCTGCACATTTTACATTTTTCTGTATTTATCTTATATTTCATAAAAATCTCCACTGTGGTATCCGATATTTAACTGTATCCAAACTAAATGTTTATTTTACCTGTTGCAAGGATAACGGCTGAGCCTCCTACTCTTATCTTTTCATTCCCATTTTCCAATATGATCTGAGTAACTATTCTTGAAGGTCTTTCAAGCTTTTCTCCTTGAACAATGTTATTTAAACTATCTAATCTGATAATACCATAATCATATAAATAATAGGTCAATGCTCCATTTGATGTCCCGGTTGCAGCTTCTTCATCTATTCCATACAATGGTGCAAAATTTCTTGAATGAATTTTTCCATCATCAGAGTTAACTGTAAACGCGTGGACTCCGACCACCTTATGCTTTTCAGACAACGAGGTAAGAGATTCCAAATCAGGATTAATCTTTTCAAGTTCATTTTCATTTTTTACAGGCAGCATAATATCTATTAGTCCTGTAGATACCTTTTTAGGAATCAATTCAATATCAGAATATTTACTACATATTCCCTGTGCCCTTGAATCAAGTCCCATAACGCTGTAAAGCTCATTTATATCTTCTTCGGAGAAAATTGTATCAAATATCTTAGGATATGCCATATCCATCAATATTAAGTCGTTATCTGCCATAATTTCCAATTCCCCTGCCAAAGTTATATTTATATATTTACCCGGTTTGATTATTCCTTGATTGAGTAATGCATGAAAGGAAGCTATTGTAGCATGACCGCATAAATCAACTTCCGACACAGGCGTAAAATACCTTATATTAAATGTTTCATTTCCCAATTTTTTAATAAATGCCGTTTCTGAATATCTAAGTTCCGCCGCTGTCTTAATCATAATTTCATCTGAAGGAAAATCCGCTCCATCCGGAAGCATCACAATTCCTGCAGGATTTCCCCCGAACAGCCTGTCTGTAAATGCATCAACAATACTAAATTTCATTTAAATCATCCTTTCCGCATAGATAATCTTAAAATATTATGTAGTCAATAATTTTATTATACCATGATTTAATATTTGTTTCACCATTATTTTCCTCACAAACTTTTATGTCGGTAATATTTTAAATAAAAAAATCCTATCAGCATAAGATAGGATTACTTTTATTTGCTAAAATCAAATGCACCGTGAGGGATTCGAACCCACGACCTTTCGGTTCGTAGCCGAACACTCTATCCAACTGAGCTAACGGTGCAAGATATTTTGGAGGCGCCATCCAGATTTGAACTGGAGATCTAGGTGTTGCAGACCTGTGCCTTACCACTTGGCTATAGCGCCTTAATATTAAGTTTTTGGGGTGAATAGTGGGATTCGAACCCACGACCTCCAGAGCCACAATCTGGCGCCCTAACCAACTAGGCCATATCCACCAAAATATAATTTGGAGCGGGTGAAGGGAATCGGACCCTCGCGACCAGCTTGGAAGGCTGGGGCTCTACCATTGAGCTACACCCGCAAAATAAATTTATATTGGAGCGGAAGACGAGATTCGAACTCGCGACCCTCGCCTTGGCAAGGCGATGCTCTACCACTGAGCCACTTCCGCAATGGTGGAAGAGATTGGATTCGAACCAATGAAGGCGGTGCCAACGGATTTACAGTCCGTCCCCTTTAGCCACTCGGGAACTCTTCCTTATTTTTAATGTTACAAAGCTGGTGGGAGGACTTGAACCCCTAACCTACTGATTACAAGTCAGTTGCTCTACCAATTGAGCTACACCAGCATATATAATTATATTACGCCAATAATTTACCTCTTCGGCTATACTTCTTTTTTAAAATGGCGACCTGGAAGGGGCTCGAACCCTCGACCTCCAGCGTGACAGGCTGGCATTCTAACCAACTGAACTACCAGGCCGCTTTTGCAGTTAATCACTGCATTTGACCTACCAAACATTCTTCAGAAAACTCTGATTAATGAAGTTAGGACTTAAGTGGAAACTATAGGGCTCGAACCTATGACCCCCTGCTTGTAAGGCAGATGCTCTCCCAACTGAGCTAAGCTTCCATATTTATGACCCTACCGGGACTCGAACCCGGGTTATCGCCGTGAAAGGGCGGTGTCTTAACCGCTTGACCATAGGGCCATCATATTTTTTGGTAGCGGGAGCTGGATTCGAACCAACGGCCTCCGGGTTATGAGCCCGACGAGCTTCCAACTGCTCTATCCCGCGACGATAATTCTTGCCAAAGCTTCATATATGGCCCTATTATCATGCTTATTACTGACTCCGAGGGTGGGGCTCGAACCCACGACCTACCGGTTAACAGCCGGTTGCTCCACCATTGAGCTACCTCGGAATAACCCGGCGACGTCTTACTTTCCCAGGCAGTTGCCCGCCAAGTATCATCAGCGCTGAAGAGCTTAACTTCCGTGTTCGAGATGGGTACGGGTGTGTCCTCTTCGCTATTGTCACCAGATATATAAAAGTTCTTTCAGAACTTTCAAAATCGCATAGGAATTTTTAGATTAGACATTTTTGCGCAGTCTCATTCACCAATTTACTTGCTCCTTGCGTCGCATAAATTGGGAATTCGTTGCGAATGACCTACCTTCAATTTTTTTCTCCTTTTAGTCGAAAAAATTGGGTTAGGGCATCTTTGAGGTCAAGACCTCGACCTATTAGTATTGCTCAGCTGAATGCATTGCTGCACTTACACATGCAACCTATCAACCCGTTAACATATCGGGGGTCTTACTCACTTGCGTGATGGGAAATCTTATCTTAGGGCTAGTTTCGCGCTTAGATGCTTTCAGCGCTTATCTAATCCAGACTCAGCTACTCAGCTATGCCACTGGCGTGACAACTGATGCACCGGCGGTCTGTCCATTCCGGTCCTCTCGTACTAGGAACAGCTCCCTTCAAATTTCCTGCGCCCACGGCGGATAGGGACCGAACTGTCTCACGACGTTCTGAACCCAGCTCGCGTGCCTCTTTAATGGGCGAACAGCCCAACCCTTGGGACCTGCTTCAGCCCCAGGATGAGACGAGCCGACATCGAGGTGCCAAACCTCCCCGTCGATGTGGACTCTTGGGGAGATAAGCCTGTTATCCCCAGGGTAGCTTTTATCCGTTAAGCGATGGCCTTTCCACTCGGTGCCACCGGATCACTAAGTCCAACTTTCGTTCCTGCTCGAGATGTCTCTCTCGCAGTCAAGCTCCCTTCTGCCTTTACACTCTTCGCACGATTTCCGACCGTGCTGAGGGAACCTTTGAGCGCCTCCGTTACTCTTTCGGAGGCGACCGCCCCAGTCAAACTGCCCAACTGACAGTGTCCATATACCGGTTCACGGTATCATGTTAGAAATTCAGTAACAATAGAGTGGTATCCCAACGTTGGCTCCACCGATACTGGCGTACCGATTTCTCTGCCTCCCACCTATTCTGTACAATTGCTACCGAATTCCAATGTCAGCCTGCAGTAAAGCTCCATGGGGTCTTTCCGTCCTGCCGCGGGTAACTCGCATCTTCACGAGTACTACAATTTCACCGGATCTATTGTTGAGACAGTGCCCAAATCGTTACACCTTTCGTGCGGGTCGGAACTTACCCGACAAGGAATTTCGCTACCTTAGGACCGTTATAGTTACGGCCGCCGTTTACTGGGGCTTAAGTTCAAAGCTTCTCTTTCGATGACTTCTCCCCTTAACCTTCCAGCACCGGGCAGGTGTCAGCACCTATACTTCATCTTTCGATTTAGCAGATACCTGTGTTTTTGGTAAACAGTCGCTTGGGCCTGTTTTCTGTGGCCCTTCTAAGCTCCAACAGTTCTGTCTTCACTCTGAAGGGCACCCC
Above is a window of Sedimentibacter sp. MB35-C1 DNA encoding:
- a CDS encoding 4Fe-4S binding protein — protein: MKYKINTEKCKMCRMCFRTRCKALKFEEKVIIDSDKCNGCGMCYNLCPANAIIMIDEGK
- a CDS encoding tripartite tricarboxylate transporter substrate binding protein, yielding MKKILAELLIIIMMLLLLTGCMHEPNNEQLAPCEEEDTPAFPEHDIKGVVQWGAGGGTDSLMRPLASIAEKILGKSIVVQNKPGATGAIATQYVYEQKSDGYTLLMGAENPQLYTILGISELTYADFEPVFVIGDEKVGIIVKKGSKYLTFTELIDDALANPGKINIATTGVGGMPWSVSAFITAITGAEFNQIPFDSDASALAAVLGGHADFTICKVQSGIESYKAGYIEYLTLLSTESVGVLPEVPLVTEEYPDFSDYLPWGPFYGIFVNNGTPQEKIDVLSAAFSEAFNDLEYVNLMEELNISPLGLTGDEAKEYLERWQKDTAEAFYKSGTIDKSPGELGIN
- a CDS encoding PhzF family phenazine biosynthesis protein; translated protein: MKFSIVDAFTDRLFGGNPAGIVMLPDGADFPSDEIMIKTAAELRYSETAFIKKLGNETFNIRYFTPVSEVDLCGHATIASFHALLNQGIIKPGKYINITLAGELEIMADNDLILMDMAYPKIFDTIFSEEDINELYSVMGLDSRAQGICSKYSDIELIPKKVSTGLIDIMLPVKNENELEKINPDLESLTSLSEKHKVVGVHAFTVNSDDGKIHSRNFAPLYGIDEEAATGTSNGALTYYLYDYGIIRLDSLNNIVQGEKLERPSRIVTQIILENGNEKIRVGGSAVILATGKINI
- a CDS encoding tripartite tricarboxylate transporter permease, which produces MDSNVIYMLAPFEDPILTALVAVGVFLGIYIGSIPGLSGTMAVSLLVSFTFGWETKSALALMIGIFTGAVYGGSRSAILLNIPGAPAAVATSFDGYPLAKKGLAGQAMGVATVQSVLGGIVGIIVLVFFAPIVSDFVLIFAPRDYMLLAFMGMMLVGSLGSKTLSRGIVAAAVGVLLGTIGMDPISAQHRFTFGNTYLLAGVNYITAMIGLFGISEVFVQIRQKDTPIIKQRVDRILPSFFSIKKYLPLTVRSSIVGVIVGALPGAGGDIAALVAYDQAKRTVKNTEVPFGEGAVEGIVAPESANNAAISGAFIPMLTMGIPGDAVTAVILGALYIHGLRPGPMLMTETPDLFYIIVSFLLISNIFLLIFGLTGVKIFTKIVEIPKGILLPIIIILSIVGSYAVNNNLYDIFWMTAFGVMGYFFKMYDFPVAPTVLGIILADLIETNYRRAVISSGSIIGLIGSIFTSPISMFLLAIIVLSFIVQTKQFMQ
- a CDS encoding OsmC family protein, encoding MEKTKINANLKGNMAFEMKINGHTVITDTVFENGGNNLGPSPKALLLAGLIGCSGIDIMTIVKKMRLDVKDVHVEIEAESRDEDPKIYNYIKIIYKFIGTNLEYKKLERAVKLSLEKYCGVAAMLEKAVPISYEIQIIE
- a CDS encoding tripartite tricarboxylate transporter TctB family protein produces the protein MSSKIKPGETVFLFMLLGIGTGAFIESINMYMNDPAPSSYGALPLFLSSIIVLFMIKIIFFESNKTVSESENFVLKEKFKLAVEYIFTKDILLMLLMLIGYCLLLVLGVGFELVTPIFLFTSMSYLMNGKYLQSLIFTVVVMAFILIIFNTIFQVILP
- the aroD gene encoding type I 3-dehydroquinate dehydratase, which encodes MKNIEIRGVKIGEGMPKIIIPLVESTETEIIQKLKSFKELKYDAVEWRADFFDEVLNFEKVTEVLSEIRNLIPDKIVFFTYRTKKEGGNKEISVENYCALNKAVAETGDADIIDVEIFIGYEEAERNINNIHSCNVLVVASNHDFYKTPDKDDIISRMCKMQDVGADILKIAVMPQSPEDLLTLMSATYEMRQKYTNKPIITMSMGALGMMSRLAGEIFGSAFTFGAVGETSAPGQIPADQLHTVISIIHQNI